The Clostridia bacterium sequence CATGGGACATCACTGCACGAACTGCGGGTCGATCAGCGCGTTCACGTCCGGCTTCGACGCGATGATCTTCTTCTCAAGCCAGAAGTCCGCGGCCATCTGCGTCAGGCTGTAGAGCTCCCCGGGCTTCTCCGCCGTGCCGAAGTAGTCCCGGTTCATCGACTGGTCATACCAGCGGATGTCCCCGAGCTCCGCCTTGAAGTCGTCGACGCCCTGGCCCATCCCCTTCGCCATGATGGCGTACGCGTCGTCCGGGTTGCTCTTGATGTAGTCGAGCGCGTCGAACCAGGCGCGCACGATGGCGCGGACCGCGTCCGGGTGCGCGTCGACGAAGTCCTTGCGCATGCCCAGGGTGTCGGTGATCACGCCGGGCGTGGCGTCGCTCTTGATGAGGACGTGGCCGAAGGTGGTCTTCTCGGCGCGGGACAGCCACGGCTGCCACGTCACGGCGGCGTCCACCTTGCCTGCGACGAACGCGGCGCCGGCGTCGCCGGCCGTCATACTCTGGAAGTGGATCGAGTTCGGGTCGACGCCGTTCTTGTTGAGCAGGTACAGGAACCAGAAGTAGCTGGCGCCGCCGTCCGTCTGCACGGCGACGTTCTTCCCGGCGAGATCCTGAAGCGACTGGATCTCCTTCTTCGCGACGATGCCGTCGCCGCCGTGGGAGTCGTCGAGGGCCAGCACCTGCACGACCGGCACGCCGGACGCGGCCGTCACCACGTGGGTGTCGACCGTCGTGACGAAGCCCTGGATGCGGTTCGCGGCCAGCGCGCTGCGCCGGTCGGCCA is a genomic window containing:
- a CDS encoding ABC transporter substrate-binding protein produces the protein MRGPWLKTALAGIVTAALLAAAGCGGGSSSPESGSSGSGGASEAKVENVTLALSTWIGFAPLYVAEEKGFFDKEGVHVTLETMEAVADRRSALAANRIQGFVTTVDTHVVTAASGVPVVQVLALDDSHGGDGIVAKKEIQSLQDLAGKNVAVQTDGGASYFWFLYLLNKNGVDPNSIHFQSMTAGDAGAAFVAGKVDAAVTWQPWLSRAEKTTFGHVLIKSDATPGVITDTLGMRKDFVDAHPDAVRAIVRAWFDALDYIKSNPDDAYAIMAKGMGQGVDDFKAELGDIRWYDQSMNRDYFGTAEKPGELYSLTQMAADFWLEKKIIASKPDVNALIDPQFVQ